A window of Lepidochelys kempii isolate rLepKem1 chromosome 1, rLepKem1.hap2, whole genome shotgun sequence contains these coding sequences:
- the SLC35E3 gene encoding solute carrier family 35 member E3 isoform X1 has product MGSGPGPGWLAAGLLVNLVASICIVFLNKWLYVRLGFPNLSLTLVHFAATWLGLGLCQALRVFAPKSLRPRQVLPLALSFCGFVVFTNLSLQSNTIGTYQLAKAMTTPAIVAIQSLFYGKSFPLRIKLTLIPITLGVFLNSYYDVKFNFLGMVFATLGVLVTSLYQVLMVLLSGIIAFMVNLSIYWIIGNTSPVTYNMFGHFKFCITLLGGYLLFKDPLSLNQVLGILCTLLGILAYTHFKLSEQEGSKSKLVQRP; this is encoded by the exons ATGGgctcggggccggggccgggctggcTGGCGGCCGGGCTGCTGGTGAACCTGGTCGCCTCCATCTGCATCGTGTTCCTGAACAAGTGGCTCTACGTGCGGCTCGGCTTCCCCAACCTGAGCCTCACGCTGGTGCACTTCGCCGCCACCTGGCTCGGCCTCGGCCTGTGCCAGGCGCTGCGCGTCTTCGCCCCCAAGAGCCTGCGGCCCCGCCAGGTGCTGCCCCTGGCGCTCAGCTTCTGCGGCTTCGTGGTGTTCACCAACCTGTCCCTGCAGAGCAACACCATCGGCACCTACCAGCTGGCCAAGGCCATGACCACGCCGGCCATCGTGGCCATCCAGAGCCTCTTCTACGGCAAGAGCTTCCCCCTGCGCATCAAGCTGACCCTG ATTCCCATAACTTTAGGTGTATTCCTAAATTCCTATTATGATGTGAAGTTTAACTTCCTTGGAATGGTGTTTGCTACACTTGGTGTTCTAGTTACATCCCTTTATCAAGTG TTAATGGTGCTGCTGTCTGGTATAATAGCCTTTATGGTAAACTTGTCCATTTACTGGATCATTGGAAACACATCACCTGTCAC ATATAATATGTTTGGACACTTCAAGTTCTGCATCACTTTGTTGGGAGGGTACCTGTTGTTTAAAGATCCACTGTCACTTAATCAAGTCCTTGGGATTTTGTGTACTTTGTTAGGCATTTTAGCTTATACCCATTTCAAACTTAGTGAGCAGGAAGGGAGTAAGAGTAAACTGGTTCAGCGTCCATGA
- the SLC35E3 gene encoding solute carrier family 35 member E3 isoform X2, with translation MGSGPGPGWLAAGLLVNLVASICIVFLNKWLYVRLGFPNLSLTLVHFAATWLGLGLCQALRVFAPKSLRPRQVLPLALSFCGFVVFTNLSLQSNTIGTYQLAKAMTTPAIVAIQSLFYGKSFPLRIKLTLIPITLGVFLNSYYDVKFNFLGMVFATLGVLVTSLYQVWVGAKQHELQVNSMQLLYYQAPMSSAMLLCIVPFFEPVFGEGGIFGPWTLSAVLMVLLSGIIAFMVNLSIYWIIGNTSPVTYNMFGHFKFCITLLGGYLLFKDPLSLNQVLGILCTLLGILAYTHFKLSEQEGSKSKLVQRP, from the exons ATGGgctcggggccggggccgggctggcTGGCGGCCGGGCTGCTGGTGAACCTGGTCGCCTCCATCTGCATCGTGTTCCTGAACAAGTGGCTCTACGTGCGGCTCGGCTTCCCCAACCTGAGCCTCACGCTGGTGCACTTCGCCGCCACCTGGCTCGGCCTCGGCCTGTGCCAGGCGCTGCGCGTCTTCGCCCCCAAGAGCCTGCGGCCCCGCCAGGTGCTGCCCCTGGCGCTCAGCTTCTGCGGCTTCGTGGTGTTCACCAACCTGTCCCTGCAGAGCAACACCATCGGCACCTACCAGCTGGCCAAGGCCATGACCACGCCGGCCATCGTGGCCATCCAGAGCCTCTTCTACGGCAAGAGCTTCCCCCTGCGCATCAAGCTGACCCTG ATTCCCATAACTTTAGGTGTATTCCTAAATTCCTATTATGATGTGAAGTTTAACTTCCTTGGAATGGTGTTTGCTACACTTGGTGTTCTAGTTACATCCCTTTATCAAGTG TGGGTAGGAGCCAAGCAGCATGAGTTGCAGGTTAACTCTATGCAGTTGCTGTACTATCAGGCACCAATGTCCTCTGCCATGTTGTTGTGTATCGTACCCTTCTTTGAGCCAGTATTTGGAGAAGGGGGGATATTTGGACCCTGGACACTTTCTGCTGTG TTAATGGTGCTGCTGTCTGGTATAATAGCCTTTATGGTAAACTTGTCCATTTACTGGATCATTGGAAACACATCACCTGTCAC ATATAATATGTTTGGACACTTCAAGTTCTGCATCACTTTGTTGGGAGGGTACCTGTTGTTTAAAGATCCACTGTCACTTAATCAAGTCCTTGGGATTTTGTGTACTTTGTTAGGCATTTTAGCTTATACCCATTTCAAACTTAGTGAGCAGGAAGGGAGTAAGAGTAAACTGGTTCAGCGTCCATGA